One genomic segment of Dehalococcoidia bacterium includes these proteins:
- a CDS encoding thymidylate synthase gives MNISVIEARDLSEAWFLCLRKTLEKGFEYKIERGSYAGQRRKELDLAVLQIKNPGTRPLTPDVPAGVPAPTTMEYIESYLPYLMTANRAEGEQYTYGQYLEPQIAEVIKMYKEDGFNTNQGYMAVGDAKSIYLTDPPCLRGIDTRIRYGKLHFVAYFRSWDLWAGFPSNLAAMQLLKEYMAQEIGVEDGEMLAISKGMHLYEYAWELARTASGMD, from the coding sequence TTGAATATTTCCGTTATCGAAGCCCGTGACCTGTCGGAAGCCTGGTTTCTTTGCCTGAGAAAAACGCTCGAAAAAGGGTTTGAATACAAAATAGAACGAGGCAGTTATGCCGGGCAGCGGCGTAAAGAGCTTGATCTGGCAGTGTTGCAGATTAAGAATCCGGGGACACGCCCTTTAACCCCGGACGTGCCGGCAGGTGTGCCGGCTCCCACCACCATGGAGTATATCGAGAGCTATTTGCCCTACCTGATGACGGCCAACCGGGCGGAGGGCGAGCAGTACACCTACGGCCAGTATCTGGAGCCACAAATTGCTGAAGTCATCAAGATGTACAAAGAGGACGGCTTTAACACGAACCAGGGATACATGGCGGTGGGCGACGCCAAATCCATATATCTTACTGACCCTCCCTGCCTGCGCGGCATAGACACGCGCATCAGGTACGGAAAGCTGCATTTCGTGGCTTACTTCCGCTCGTGGGACCTGTGGGCCGGCTTCCCCTCCAACCTGGCGGCCATGCAGCTCCTTAAAGAGTACATGGCGCAGGAGATAGGCGTCGAAGATGGCGAGATGCTGGCCATCAGCAAGGGCATGCACCTTTACGAGTACGCCTGGGAACTGGCGCGCACGGCCTCGGGGATGGATTAA
- a CDS encoding DUF805 domain-containing protein, whose product MSWYLKILKKCAVFNGRTGRKEYWVFVLFNVGIIFVLNAASLIILSLLPRSSPIDFLGVFLLSLVLYGLATLSVTVRRLHDTNHNGWVLLVPFLSFIGYYFSHYPLLASLCSLGSIYVIVLSVRGSQQGENKYGLNPKGNPALAQHKTAPHNKTQEKEAKERISNVVSTVATPRSAKEANQYKVNNNRKIVGYLKIACLVFIVLLASSSILLFYQNSKIKELQDNINSQRNTTAISSPLPSTTLNQTTISTPTIMIGFSGVTTNRIGVASPKTPEQYYTFLIVTYTIINNGYSQFSVSPFYFNVMINAIKYNYDSSSNYVDKYFPTVTVMEGGTLTGQLAYQIPSYPANVSFNPVYEGVANYNIQWTPQSGVATPTTFISNNSIEVKYSQGINNVPPLYMLSGLKPSAGYDFFSVTYTIRNNSPDGFLVIPSDFHIIIDSIKYNYDTAASGDKTKAYLGVSSTMVVVLTYQIPIPYQGFSNLSFSPTWDDSVSGGFFVYFVKQ is encoded by the coding sequence ATGAGTTGGTATCTTAAAATATTGAAGAAGTGCGCAGTCTTCAATGGACGAACAGGACGCAAAGAGTATTGGGTATTCGTCCTTTTCAATGTAGGTATTATATTTGTCTTAAATGCGGCCTCTTTAATAATCCTCTCCTTGCTTCCTAGGTCTTCTCCTATCGATTTTCTAGGGGTTTTCCTGCTTAGTCTCGTTTTATATGGTTTGGCTACCCTTAGTGTGACGGTTCGCCGGCTCCACGACACGAACCACAACGGATGGGTGTTGCTTGTCCCCTTTTTGAGTTTTATCGGATATTATTTTTCGCACTATCCGCTTCTTGCTTCGTTATGTAGTTTGGGGAGTATTTATGTAATTGTGTTGTCGGTCAGGGGTAGTCAACAGGGTGAGAATAAATACGGTTTAAATCCAAAGGGTAACCCTGCTCTAGCACAACACAAGACAGCACCGCACAACAAAACACAAGAAAAGGAAGCTAAAGAAAGAATATCAAATGTTGTTTCGACGGTGGCCACTCCAAGGAGCGCAAAGGAAGCTAATCAATATAAGGTTAACAATAACAGGAAAATTGTTGGATACTTGAAGATTGCTTGTCTAGTATTTATCGTTTTATTAGCGTCCTCCAGCATTTTATTGTTTTATCAAAACTCGAAAATTAAAGAACTTCAAGATAATATCAACTCTCAAAGAAACACTACAGCCATTTCCTCACCTCTACCATCGACAACATTAAATCAAACCACAATCTCCACACCAACAATAATGATTGGGTTTTCGGGGGTAACCACCAATCGCATCGGTGTTGCATCTCCCAAGACCCCTGAACAATATTATACTTTCCTTATAGTTACTTATACCATAATAAATAATGGTTACAGTCAGTTTTCAGTCAGTCCATTTTACTTCAACGTCATGATTAATGCGATTAAATATAATTACGATTCATCATCCAATTACGTGGATAAATATTTTCCTACCGTTACAGTAATGGAAGGTGGAACTCTCACTGGCCAATTGGCATACCAAATTCCAAGCTACCCCGCAAACGTTTCTTTCAACCCAGTCTATGAAGGAGTCGCCAACTACAATATTCAATGGACTCCCCAATCAGGCGTAGCAACCCCTACGACTTTCATATCTAACAACTCAATTGAGGTTAAGTATTCCCAGGGTATAAATAATGTTCCGCCTTTATATATGCTGAGTGGTCTGAAGCCAAGTGCAGGATACGATTTCTTTTCTGTCACCTATACGATACGCAATAATAGTCCCGATGGGTTCTTAGTTATCCCGAGTGATTTTCACATCATTATTGATTCAATAAAATACAACTATGATACGGCTGCTTCTGGTGATAAGACGAAGGCTTATTTGGGAGTTAGTTCCACAATGGTAGTAGTGTTAACGTATCAAATCCCTATTCCCTATCAGGGTTTTAGTAACCTTAGTTTTAGCCCAACTTGGGACGATTCGGTTTCGGGCGGCTTTTTTGTATATTTTGTTAAACAATAA
- the ilvC gene encoding ketol-acid reductoisomerase, producing the protein MATIYYDKDCDLSIIKNKVIGIVGYGSQGHAQAMNLRDSGLKVIVAEVKGGAAWKRAEADGFTPMSAAELAKKADIIVMLAPDTYQAKIYTNEIVGGLTAGKVLQFAHGFNIHYGQIVPPADVDVTMIAPKCPGQMLREVYVEGNGAPALVAVQQNASGKALEIALAYAKGIGSSRAGILETTFAEETETDLFGEQAVLCGGATSLIKAGFETLVEAGYQPEVAYFECLHELKLIVDLIYKGGIAYMRNSISDTAKYGDYTRGPRIVNETVLDEMSEILSEIQDGRFAREWILENQAGRPVYNALKRIESEHLIEEVGAELREMMPWLKEAK; encoded by the coding sequence ATGGCGACTATTTATTACGACAAAGATTGCGACCTGTCTATCATTAAAAACAAGGTAATCGGCATTGTGGGTTACGGCAGCCAGGGGCACGCTCAGGCCATGAACCTGCGCGACAGCGGCCTCAAGGTTATCGTGGCCGAGGTCAAGGGCGGGGCGGCATGGAAGAGGGCCGAAGCTGACGGCTTTACCCCCATGTCTGCTGCTGAGCTCGCCAAGAAAGCCGACATAATCGTCATGCTGGCCCCGGATACCTATCAAGCCAAGATTTATACCAATGAAATCGTCGGCGGACTGACCGCTGGTAAAGTCCTGCAATTCGCCCACGGCTTCAATATCCACTATGGGCAGATAGTACCCCCGGCGGACGTGGACGTCACCATGATTGCCCCCAAATGCCCCGGGCAGATGCTGCGCGAAGTCTATGTAGAGGGCAACGGCGCTCCTGCACTGGTAGCTGTGCAGCAGAACGCTTCCGGCAAGGCTCTCGAAATCGCCTTGGCCTACGCCAAGGGCATCGGCTCTTCGCGCGCCGGCATTCTGGAAACCACCTTCGCGGAAGAAACAGAAACCGATCTCTTCGGCGAGCAGGCTGTCCTCTGCGGCGGCGCGACGTCTCTCATAAAGGCAGGGTTTGAGACTCTGGTAGAGGCCGGTTATCAGCCGGAAGTCGCCTATTTCGAATGTCTGCACGAACTCAAGCTTATTGTGGACCTCATCTACAAGGGCGGCATTGCCTACATGCGCAATTCCATTTCCGACACCGCCAAATACGGCGACTACACGCGCGGCCCACGCATCGTCAACGAGACGGTGCTGGACGAGATGTCCGAAATCCTGTCCGAAATCCAAGATGGACGCTTCGCCCGCGAATGGATTCTGGAGAACCAGGCCGGACGCCCGGTGTATAACGCCCTCAAGCGCATCGAGAGCGAACACCTTATCGAAGAAGTAGGGGCCGAATTGCGCGAGATGATGCCCTGGCTCAAGGAAGCCAAGTAG
- a CDS encoding 2-isopropylmalate synthase, translating into MDKVIIFDTTLRDGEQAAGSSLNVQEKLEIARHLERMGVDVIEAGFPISSPGDFEAVRRIACEIKQSSVCGLARAVPADIDTAWNAVKEAASPRIHVFISASDIHLMHQLKKSREQVHEMAVAMVAHAKRHTSDIEFSPMDASRSNPEFIYQLLTDVIEAGATTVNIPDTVGYAIPEEFGQLIKNIFENVKNIHKAVVSVHCHNDLGLAVANSLQAVRCGARQVECTVNGIGERAGNASLEEVVMAIATRSDLFNLTTNIKTQQIYRASRLVSELTGFAVQPNKAIVGANAFRHQSGIHQDGVIKLSSTYEIIDPRTVGVPASSLVMGKLSGRHAFKERLAELGYSLSDSEFERAFASFKELADKKKEVTDRDVESLMAEDKRTVTEYYHLERIQVTCGDRGIPTAAVKLIGPNGKELADAALGTGPVDATYKAINRLVKVPNVLTEFTVNSVTEGIDAIGEVLIRIESDGVSYTGRGADPDIVVASAKAYMNALNRLLSSRKTQAPDKSGAT; encoded by the coding sequence ATGGATAAAGTCATCATATTCGATACCACGTTAAGAGACGGCGAGCAGGCCGCTGGCAGCTCGCTCAACGTGCAGGAAAAACTGGAAATAGCCCGTCATCTGGAGCGGATGGGGGTCGACGTAATTGAAGCCGGCTTCCCCATCAGTAGCCCCGGTGACTTCGAGGCCGTCAGGCGCATCGCCTGTGAAATAAAGCAAAGCTCTGTCTGCGGCCTGGCGCGTGCTGTCCCGGCCGACATAGATACAGCGTGGAACGCCGTCAAAGAGGCGGCGAGCCCCCGCATCCACGTTTTTATCTCCGCTTCGGATATCCACCTCATGCACCAGCTCAAGAAAAGTCGCGAGCAGGTGCACGAGATGGCCGTCGCCATGGTGGCGCATGCCAAGCGCCACACCTCAGACATCGAGTTTTCGCCCATGGACGCCAGCCGTTCTAATCCTGAATTCATCTACCAACTGCTCACGGATGTTATCGAAGCGGGAGCGACTACGGTCAACATACCAGATACAGTGGGCTATGCCATACCCGAGGAATTTGGCCAGCTAATCAAAAACATCTTCGAGAATGTCAAAAACATTCATAAGGCTGTGGTGAGTGTGCACTGCCACAACGATCTGGGGCTGGCGGTAGCCAACAGTCTGCAGGCCGTGAGGTGCGGAGCGCGCCAGGTGGAGTGCACCGTCAATGGCATCGGCGAACGCGCCGGCAACGCCTCTCTGGAAGAGGTCGTCATGGCCATCGCTACACGCTCCGACCTCTTCAACCTGACCACCAATATAAAGACACAGCAGATATACCGCGCCAGCCGCTTGGTGAGCGAACTGACGGGTTTCGCCGTGCAGCCCAACAAGGCCATTGTGGGAGCCAATGCCTTCCGCCACCAGTCCGGCATACACCAGGACGGCGTCATAAAACTCTCCAGCACCTACGAAATAATCGACCCGCGCACAGTAGGTGTCCCTGCATCCAGTCTGGTGATGGGGAAACTGAGCGGCAGACATGCCTTTAAGGAGCGCCTAGCGGAGCTGGGTTATAGCCTGTCTGATTCCGAATTCGAGCGCGCTTTCGCCTCTTTCAAGGAGCTGGCGGACAAGAAAAAAGAGGTCACCGACCGAGATGTCGAGTCCCTCATGGCTGAGGATAAGCGCACGGTGACGGAATACTACCACCTGGAGCGCATACAGGTGACCTGCGGCGACCGAGGAATACCTACAGCGGCGGTCAAGCTCATCGGCCCGAACGGCAAGGAACTGGCCGACGCGGCCCTGGGCACAGGGCCGGTAGATGCGACTTATAAAGCCATCAACCGTCTGGTGAAAGTGCCTAACGTATTAACTGAGTTCACTGTCAATTCAGTTACTGAGGGCATCGACGCTATTGGCGAGGTACTTATACGCATCGAGAGCGACGGCGTGAGCTACACCGGTCGCGGTGCCGACCCTGACATCGTAGTGGCCAGCGCCAAGGCCTATATGAACGCACTCAACCGCCTGCTCTCATCCAGGAAAACGCAGGCGCCAGATAAATCTGGCGCAACATAA
- a CDS encoding J domain-containing protein, which produces MKDYYKILGVPDNAPQDDIKNAFRKLAFQYHPDKNPGNEKEAGIKFKEISEAYAVLGDSVKRKQYDLSGKGMYAGADFGNFSQQDIFRDSFANQAVYTDMASMFRQAGLRFDDDFLNSTFFNGQNVVFHTFNYGGGGSPQNANPASAIPATAFGTGIGGKATRFVIKKLFGVDLSPAKNLDAVTEIRLKAKEAARGLEKEVNVKRDGVKKKLIVKIPAGIQSGTRIRLKGMGKQEDGRSGDLYVRVRVF; this is translated from the coding sequence ATGAAAGATTATTACAAGATACTGGGCGTGCCGGACAACGCTCCCCAGGATGACATCAAGAATGCCTTCCGCAAGCTGGCTTTCCAGTACCATCCCGACAAGAACCCCGGTAACGAGAAGGAAGCCGGAATCAAGTTCAAAGAGATAAGCGAGGCCTACGCCGTGCTGGGCGACTCCGTCAAACGCAAGCAGTACGACCTGTCGGGCAAAGGCATGTACGCCGGGGCGGATTTCGGCAACTTCTCGCAACAGGATATCTTCCGCGACAGCTTCGCCAATCAGGCGGTATACACCGACATGGCCTCCATGTTCCGCCAGGCGGGGTTGCGCTTCGACGATGACTTCCTCAACAGCACTTTCTTCAACGGCCAGAACGTGGTCTTCCACACCTTTAACTATGGAGGCGGCGGCAGCCCGCAAAATGCCAATCCCGCCAGCGCCATACCCGCGACAGCCTTCGGCACAGGTATAGGCGGTAAAGCCACGCGTTTCGTCATTAAGAAACTCTTCGGCGTAGATTTGAGCCCGGCCAAGAACCTCGACGCGGTGACCGAAATCCGTCTAAAAGCCAAAGAGGCTGCTAGAGGCCTGGAGAAAGAGGTCAATGTCAAGCGCGATGGTGTGAAAAAGAAGTTGATAGTAAAGATACCCGCCGGCATCCAGAGCGGCACGCGCATAAGGCTGAAAGGCATGGGCAAGCAGGAGGATGGTCGTAGCGGCGACCTGTACGTGCGAGTCAGGGTATTTTAA
- a CDS encoding citramalate synthase, with the protein MPVVQLYDTTLRDGAQREGISFTAADKLAIARKLDELGMQYIEGGWPGANPKDSEFFNLARELHLRNATLVAFGSTRRHGIKPEDDPGLKALIEAGTGAVTIVGKCSAQQVTQVLETTLHENLEMVASSIRYLRSKGLTVFLDAEHFFDGYKDNRDYSIEVLKAAEKAGAECLVLCDTNGGTLPTDIISAINDAQKSVKTPLGIHAHNDAELAVANTLAAVREGVAQVQGTINGFGERCGNANLCSIIPALKLKMGINCVSDEQLGRLTEVSRFVSETANLRQEAFLPYVGASAFSHKGGLHVSGLSKWKGAYQHIDPALVGNRPRILVSELSGRANIVQRAREIGVELPAKGPEAAELLEKVKYLESRGFQYENAEASFDLLVHRAKPGYKSPFELVDYLVVVEKERRQGAEMHDGDMLSEAMVKVKVGDKLMHTAAEGDGPVNALDNALRKGLLEFYSGLAAIKLVDYKVRILEESTGTESQVRVLIESTDGVEQWRTVGSSTNIIEASWLALADSLEYWLITHPTP; encoded by the coding sequence GTGCCTGTAGTCCAGCTTTACGATACCACGCTCAGGGACGGCGCGCAGAGGGAAGGCATCTCCTTCACGGCGGCGGACAAGCTGGCCATAGCGCGCAAACTGGACGAACTGGGCATGCAGTACATCGAGGGCGGCTGGCCTGGCGCCAATCCCAAGGACAGCGAGTTTTTCAACCTGGCGCGCGAACTGCACCTGCGCAATGCCACTTTAGTCGCCTTCGGCAGCACGCGGCGCCACGGCATTAAACCCGAGGATGACCCCGGCCTTAAAGCTCTCATAGAAGCCGGTACGGGCGCGGTCACCATCGTGGGCAAGTGTTCCGCCCAGCAGGTAACACAAGTGCTGGAGACGACGCTGCACGAGAACCTCGAAATGGTGGCTTCCTCCATCCGCTATCTCAGGAGCAAGGGGCTCACTGTTTTCCTGGACGCCGAACATTTCTTCGACGGCTACAAAGACAACCGCGATTACTCTATTGAGGTGCTTAAGGCGGCTGAAAAAGCAGGAGCGGAGTGCCTGGTTCTGTGCGACACTAACGGGGGAACTCTCCCGACGGACATCATCTCTGCCATCAATGACGCGCAAAAATCGGTTAAGACCCCTCTCGGTATCCACGCTCACAACGACGCGGAGTTGGCAGTGGCCAATACGCTGGCGGCGGTGCGCGAGGGTGTGGCGCAGGTACAAGGCACCATCAATGGGTTCGGCGAGCGCTGCGGCAATGCCAACCTGTGTTCCATCATCCCCGCTCTCAAGCTCAAGATGGGTATTAACTGCGTCTCGGATGAACAGCTCGGGCGTCTCACAGAAGTCTCGCGCTTCGTCAGCGAGACGGCTAATCTGCGACAGGAAGCTTTTTTACCTTATGTAGGGGCCAGCGCCTTCAGTCACAAAGGCGGTCTGCATGTTTCAGGGCTTTCAAAATGGAAAGGGGCTTATCAACATATCGATCCCGCTCTGGTGGGCAACCGACCCCGAATACTGGTATCAGAGCTGTCGGGAAGAGCTAACATCGTTCAACGGGCCAGGGAGATAGGCGTTGAGCTTCCCGCCAAAGGGCCGGAGGCTGCCGAACTGCTGGAGAAAGTAAAATATCTCGAAAGCCGTGGCTTCCAGTATGAAAACGCCGAGGCTTCCTTCGATTTACTGGTGCACCGTGCCAAACCGGGATACAAGTCTCCCTTTGAACTGGTGGACTACCTAGTGGTGGTGGAAAAGGAACGCAGGCAGGGTGCTGAAATGCACGACGGCGACATGCTATCCGAAGCTATGGTGAAGGTCAAAGTAGGCGACAAGCTGATGCACACAGCCGCCGAAGGTGACGGCCCTGTAAACGCGCTGGACAATGCCTTGCGCAAGGGATTGCTGGAGTTCTATTCAGGGCTTGCGGCCATCAAACTGGTGGACTACAAAGTGCGCATCCTGGAGGAAAGCACAGGCACCGAGTCCCAGGTGCGGGTATTAATTGAGTCCACCGATGGCGTTGAACAGTGGCGCACGGTGGGCAGCTCCACCAACATCATAGAAGCCAGCTGGCTGGCGCTGGCGGACAGCCTGGAATACTGGCTGATAACCCATCCCACGCCCTAA
- the ilvN gene encoding acetolactate synthase small subunit yields the protein MVSSQHIIMAMVSDKPGVLNRVASLFRRRGFNIESIAVGASEVPDVSRMTIVVDGATTLVEQVRKQLDKVIDVIKVSDITGESTIMRELALIKVKTTTNTRSEIMQIVDIFRAKIVDVAVDSLTVEVTGDEAKVTSLYNLLKGFGIKEISRTGVIGMTRGGIVQATSEEESQ from the coding sequence ATGGTCTCGTCGCAGCACATTATAATGGCAATGGTATCCGACAAACCCGGCGTCCTTAACCGCGTGGCCAGTTTATTCCGCCGCCGGGGTTTTAACATTGAAAGCATCGCTGTGGGAGCCAGCGAAGTCCCCGACGTTTCACGTATGACCATAGTGGTTGATGGAGCAACCACGCTGGTGGAGCAGGTGCGCAAGCAGCTGGACAAGGTCATCGATGTCATCAAGGTCTCGGACATTACCGGCGAGAGCACTATCATGCGAGAACTGGCGCTTATCAAAGTGAAGACCACTACCAACACGCGCAGCGAGATAATGCAGATAGTAGACATTTTCCGCGCCAAGATAGTGGATGTGGCTGTTGATTCTTTGACTGTGGAGGTCACCGGGGATGAAGCCAAGGTAACTTCGTTGTATAATCTCTTAAAGGGCTTTGGCATCAAGGAGATCAGCCGGACCGGCGTCATCGGCATGACGCGCGGGGGCATTGTCCAGGCCACCTCGGAAGAAGAATCTCAATAA
- the leuB gene encoding 3-isopropylmalate dehydrogenase — MKFRIAQLSGDGIGPEVVAQAVKVLEAVGSIFGHEFEVKSGLIGGIAIDKTGSAMPEETLKLAKSSDAVLFGAVGDPKFDDPKIKERPENGLLAVRKGLKLFANLRPVKVYDELADGTVFKPEVIKGADFIFVRELTGGLYFGKPKKRWETSTGRKGVDSMYYTEQEIERIVRAGFELARGRRKKLTSVDKANVLESSRLWRQVTLEVSKDYPEVLLEHMLVDTCAMRIILTPRDFDVLVTENTFGDILTDEASMLAGSMGMLPSASLAGIPAKGKRIFGLYEPIHGSAPTIAGKDIANPIATVLSLAMLLRYSLNLENEAKAVEKAVSAVLKAGYRTCDIIGTSKKQVGTSEMGRLIVKELKGQK; from the coding sequence ATGAAGTTCAGGATAGCGCAGCTTTCCGGCGACGGCATCGGCCCCGAGGTTGTGGCACAGGCCGTTAAGGTGCTGGAAGCCGTGGGCAGCATCTTCGGCCACGAGTTTGAGGTGAAAAGCGGCCTCATTGGCGGCATCGCCATCGACAAGACCGGCTCGGCCATGCCGGAGGAAACGCTCAAGCTGGCCAAATCCTCCGACGCCGTGCTGTTCGGTGCAGTAGGCGACCCCAAATTCGACGACCCAAAAATAAAAGAGCGACCTGAAAACGGATTACTGGCCGTCCGCAAAGGACTCAAGTTGTTTGCCAATCTGCGCCCGGTCAAGGTGTATGACGAGCTGGCGGACGGCACAGTCTTCAAGCCTGAGGTCATCAAGGGCGCCGATTTCATCTTCGTGCGCGAGTTGACCGGCGGCCTCTATTTCGGCAAGCCCAAGAAGCGCTGGGAGACCTCAACCGGACGCAAGGGCGTGGACTCCATGTATTATACCGAGCAGGAAATCGAGCGCATCGTGAGAGCTGGCTTCGAGCTGGCGCGCGGGCGGCGCAAGAAACTCACCTCGGTTGATAAGGCCAACGTGCTCGAATCATCGCGCCTGTGGCGGCAAGTGACCCTCGAGGTCTCCAAGGACTACCCCGAAGTTTTACTTGAGCACATGCTGGTGGATACTTGCGCCATGCGCATCATTTTGACCCCGCGCGATTTCGACGTGCTGGTGACGGAAAACACTTTCGGCGACATTCTTACTGACGAAGCCTCGATGCTGGCAGGCTCGATGGGTATGCTTCCCTCAGCCAGCCTTGCTGGCATACCGGCCAAAGGCAAACGTATCTTCGGACTCTACGAGCCAATACACGGCAGCGCCCCCACCATCGCGGGGAAAGATATAGCTAATCCTATCGCCACCGTGCTCAGCCTGGCCATGCTGCTGCGCTACTCACTTAACCTGGAAAATGAGGCTAAGGCTGTGGAGAAAGCAGTTTCTGCTGTGCTCAAGGCAGGCTATCGCACCTGTGATATAATAGGCACAAGCAAGAAACAGGTCGGCACGTCGGAAATGGGCCGCCTGATTGTGAAAGAGTTAAAGGGGCAAAAATAG
- the leuD gene encoding 3-isopropylmalate dehydratase small subunit, with product MMTGKVFKYGANVDTDVIIPARYLNVSEPSELAKHCMEDIDLDFVKKAHKGDIIVATTNFGCGSSREHAPIAIKAAGVSAVVASSFARIFFRNAINIGLPLLESPEAVAGTEAGDILQIELETGTINNVTKGKTFKAKPYPEFMSQIIASGGLVEYTKKKIAGSVK from the coding sequence ATGATGACAGGAAAAGTCTTTAAATACGGGGCCAACGTGGATACCGACGTTATCATCCCGGCACGCTATCTCAACGTGTCGGAACCTTCGGAGTTGGCCAAACACTGCATGGAAGATATAGACCTGGATTTCGTGAAGAAAGCTCACAAAGGCGACATCATCGTGGCCACCACCAACTTCGGCTGCGGCTCATCGCGTGAGCACGCCCCCATTGCCATCAAGGCGGCGGGCGTCTCGGCTGTAGTGGCGTCGAGCTTCGCGCGCATCTTTTTCCGCAACGCCATCAACATAGGCCTGCCCCTGCTGGAGTCCCCGGAGGCGGTGGCTGGCACAGAAGCAGGCGACATACTGCAAATCGAGTTGGAGACAGGTACTATCAATAATGTCACCAAAGGCAAGACCTTTAAGGCCAAACCCTATCCCGAGTTCATGTCCCAGATAATTGCCTCGGGCGGGCTGGTGGAGTACACCAAAAAGAAGATAGCCGGGAGTGTGAAATGA
- the leuC gene encoding 3-isopropylmalate dehydratase large subunit encodes MTLAETILAAHSGKKSLSPGDFINVRPDMILSNDITAPIAIKEFRKLGVKKVFDPKKIVMVPDHFVPNKDIASAEQAKMLREFAQEQGIIYFECGQMGIEHVLLHEQGLVLPGDVIIGADSHTCTYGALGAFATGMGSTDIATAMATGEIWMKAPPTIRFIYSGKLPKWVGGKDLILYTIGKIGVDGALYAAMEFTGEAIDNLSMDGRFTMSNMAIEAGGKAGMCKADGKTMKYIKPRAKRAYSVYELSPASECSQVIEYDVSKLEPQVAAPHLPSNVKPVSALSDVKIHQSVIGSCTNGRLEDLRLAASVIKGRKVAPYVRCIVIPGSQQVYLDAMHEGLVEIFINAGCAFSTPTCGPCLGGHMGILAAGERAISTTNRNFVGRMGSPKSEVYLANPAVAAASAVLGRIASPEEL; translated from the coding sequence ATGACATTAGCTGAAACCATACTGGCAGCCCACAGCGGCAAAAAGAGTCTCAGCCCGGGCGACTTTATAAACGTGCGCCCTGACATGATACTGTCCAACGACATCACGGCCCCCATAGCCATCAAGGAATTCCGCAAGCTGGGAGTTAAGAAGGTTTTCGATCCCAAGAAGATTGTCATGGTACCAGACCATTTCGTGCCCAATAAAGACATCGCCTCCGCCGAGCAGGCCAAAATGCTGCGCGAGTTCGCCCAGGAGCAGGGCATCATCTACTTCGAGTGCGGCCAAATGGGCATTGAGCACGTGCTGCTGCACGAGCAGGGGCTAGTTCTTCCCGGTGACGTCATCATAGGAGCCGATTCGCATACCTGCACCTACGGTGCGCTGGGTGCCTTTGCCACCGGCATGGGCTCTACCGATATCGCCACAGCCATGGCCACTGGTGAAATATGGATGAAGGCACCCCCCACCATCCGCTTTATCTACAGCGGCAAGCTGCCAAAGTGGGTGGGCGGTAAGGACCTTATCCTCTATACCATCGGCAAGATAGGCGTGGACGGGGCGCTCTATGCAGCTATGGAATTCACTGGCGAGGCTATCGATAACCTCTCCATGGACGGTCGTTTCACCATGTCCAACATGGCCATTGAGGCCGGGGGCAAGGCTGGTATGTGCAAAGCCGATGGCAAGACCATGAAATATATAAAGCCGCGAGCCAAACGTGCCTACTCCGTTTACGAGCTTAGCCCGGCTTCCGAATGCTCGCAGGTAATTGAATACGATGTCAGCAAGTTGGAACCGCAGGTGGCGGCGCCGCACCTGCCTTCCAATGTCAAACCAGTGAGCGCTCTCAGTGACGTCAAGATACACCAGTCCGTCATCGGCTCGTGCACCAACGGACGCTTGGAAGACTTGAGGCTGGCGGCCTCTGTCATCAAGGGCAGGAAGGTCGCGCCATACGTCCGCTGCATTGTCATCCCCGGCTCCCAGCAAGTCTATCTGGACGCCATGCACGAAGGTCTGGTGGAGATATTTATCAACGCCGGCTGCGCCTTCAGCACGCCCACTTGCGGGCCGTGTCTCGGTGGTCACATGGGCATACTGGCCGCCGGAGAGCGCGCCATTTCTACCACCAACCGCAATTTCGTAGGGCGCATGGGTAGCCCGAAATCTGAGGTGTACCTGGCGAATCCGGCGGTGGCCGCCGCCTCCGCCGTTCTGGGGCGCATTGCTAGCCCCGAAGAGTTGTAA